One window of Candidatus Poribacteria bacterium genomic DNA carries:
- a CDS encoding HEPN domain-containing protein, with protein sequence MKRKIQRHILPQRVILFGSFARGAISRWSDIDLVIIKESRKPFFERVKEVIEVLKPRVGVDLLVYTPQEVERAIQTNYFLREEIFKKGRVIMGSFKDEALKWLQFCEEDIRMAELAMREGIYNQVCFHSQQCIEKSLKAILVAEGIDVPRTHKVVDLIAEVNRVTGEDLFERFKGIEIVDQYYIPTRYPDAVLGILPEGIPGKDEATEAIEFARAVSGYASHRISLSQS encoded by the coding sequence ATGAAAAGGAAGATCCAAAGGCATATCCTGCCTCAGAGGGTGATCCTGTTCGGTTCATTCGCCAGAGGTGCGATCTCCCGGTGGAGCGACATAGATCTGGTCATAATCAAAGAGAGTCGTAAACCCTTCTTCGAGAGGGTTAAAGAGGTGATAGAGGTACTGAAGCCGAGAGTAGGAGTTGATCTTCTGGTTTATACTCCTCAGGAGGTTGAAAGGGCAATACAGACCAACTACTTTCTGAGAGAGGAGATTTTCAAAAAAGGGAGAGTGATAATGGGGAGCTTTAAAGATGAAGCTCTTAAATGGTTGCAGTTCTGTGAGGAGGATATAAGAATGGCCGAGCTGGCAATGAGGGAAGGAATCTACAATCAGGTTTGTTTTCACTCACAACAGTGCATTGAGAAATCCCTCAAAGCCATATTGGTCGCTGAAGGGATAGATGTCCCCCGTACCCACAAGGTAGTGGATCTAATCGCCGAGGTTAATCGGGTGACCGGTGAAGATCTCTTCGAGAGGTTTAAAGGGATAGAGATCGTAGATCAGTATTACATTCCGACTCGGTATCCGGATGCGGTGCTAGGCATTTTGCCGGAGGGGATACCGGGAAAGGATGAAGCAACGGAAGCGATCGAATTCGCACGAGCCGTCTCAGGATATGCCTCCCATAGGATAAGCCTCTCTCAGTCCTAA
- a CDS encoding radical SAM protein has translation MSNLGFQIVYRELNRHPDVRCERFFLEGDVPGRSIESNSALSEFDVWAFSIPFEIDYLNLPIFLSYFNIPFLSSERGPRDPIIMAGGIAPSINPEPIAELMDLVFIGEAEGNLSLLLDRLISWKENRISRDELMEELSELEGVYVPSIGIGRRKIKWLRAGEMDSIEPCSELVTNETEFSNMWLLELIRGCGRGCRFCVADFTHRPPRFLSVKAALKLAKRGMRYTDRIGLLGAAVSDHPHIEEIAHRLVKMGASISISSLRADSTSDELLKALAQGGVKTLTLAPEVILPDLKSAINKDIPNETIISALERAISFGIPNLKLYFITGLPDEGEAEIEAIIGFLIMVREIALSYPRRNPVRIRVTVSPLIPKPHTPLQWMRMEDERVLSRRLHMIRKEIGRMGGVEFSSSSARMAVIQAILSRGDRRITPVIIDTANGLPWKQALRRHDVHPEIYLGEIPIQGDLPWDFIDTGVRKEYLIREFERFKRGQPSSGCDQQGRCKACGAC, from the coding sequence ATGTCAAACCTCGGCTTCCAGATCGTATATAGGGAGCTCAACCGACATCCCGATGTAAGATGTGAAAGGTTCTTTCTTGAAGGGGATGTGCCCGGACGTTCGATAGAAAGCAATTCGGCGCTTTCCGAATTTGACGTCTGGGCTTTTTCCATTCCCTTTGAGATCGATTATCTGAACCTACCGATATTTCTCTCCTATTTCAATATCCCATTTCTCTCAAGCGAAAGAGGACCGAGGGATCCGATCATCATGGCGGGCGGAATCGCCCCGTCCATTAACCCCGAACCTATAGCGGAGTTGATGGATCTGGTTTTCATCGGTGAGGCGGAGGGGAACCTTAGCCTGCTCCTCGATCGACTTATCTCATGGAAGGAAAACCGGATCTCGCGCGATGAGCTTATGGAGGAGCTCTCCGAGCTTGAAGGGGTATACGTCCCTTCGATTGGTATCGGACGGAGAAAAATCAAATGGCTCCGGGCAGGGGAAATGGATTCGATCGAGCCATGTTCCGAATTGGTGACGAATGAGACCGAGTTTTCGAACATGTGGCTCTTGGAGCTGATAAGAGGCTGCGGCAGAGGTTGTAGGTTCTGTGTTGCCGATTTCACCCATCGTCCGCCTAGATTCCTCTCCGTGAAAGCTGCTCTGAAGCTGGCGAAAAGAGGAATGAGATATACCGACAGAATCGGGCTATTAGGCGCTGCCGTCTCCGATCATCCTCACATAGAGGAGATCGCCCATCGCCTTGTCAAGATGGGAGCCAGCATATCGATCTCCTCCCTGCGCGCCGATTCGACGAGTGATGAGCTGTTAAAGGCCCTGGCTCAGGGCGGAGTTAAAACCCTTACCCTCGCCCCTGAGGTGATACTGCCCGATTTGAAATCGGCGATCAACAAAGACATACCGAACGAGACGATCATCTCGGCCCTGGAGAGGGCGATATCGTTCGGAATACCAAACCTTAAGCTTTACTTCATCACCGGCCTGCCGGATGAAGGAGAGGCTGAGATCGAAGCGATAATCGGCTTTCTGATTATGGTCAGGGAGATTGCCCTCTCATATCCGAGGAGAAATCCCGTCCGGATCAGGGTAACGGTCTCCCCCCTTATTCCTAAACCGCACACCCCTCTGCAATGGATGAGGATGGAGGATGAGAGGGTGCTTTCACGCAGGCTTCATATGATTCGAAAGGAGATCGGCAGGATGGGAGGAGTGGAATTTTCATCCTCAAGCGCCCGGATGGCCGTGATCCAGGCTATCCTCTCGCGCGGCGACCGACGAATTACCCCTGTGATCATCGACACGGCAAACGGTCTCCCTTGGAAACAGGCCTTGAGAAGACACGACGTTCATCCCGAGATTTATCTGGGCGAGATCCCCATACAAGGCGATCTGCCCTGGGATTTTATAGATACGGGCGTGAGGAAGGAATATCTCATAAGAGAGTTTGAGAGATTCAAGAGAGGGCAACCATCATCGGGATGTGATCAGCAGGGTAGGTGCAAGGCATGTGGTGCTTGTTAG
- the ftsZ gene encoding cell division protein FtsZ — protein MIEFEKEEARNIAVIKVIGVGGGGGNAVRRMIEANLRGVEFYAVNTDAQALQSCHDAIKVQIGEAITHGLGAGSNPEIGEKAALEDKDKLNQIVEGADMVFITAGMGGGTGTGAAPVIAELAKATGALTVAVVTRPFDFEGKKRKIQAEEGIVKLKGVADTAIVIPNQRLLEVVDRNTSISEAFRVADDVLRQGVQSISDIITIPGEINVDFADVKTIMSETGGALMGIGVASGENRAQLAAEKAISCPLLEETSIQGATGLLVNVTAAPDMRLHELDEALEVIYEAADEDAHIIFGLVYDESMGENMKVTVIATGFDQRRRRKIRAARGAEGLDIDDLLTRSFRRDFRRRRPEYESTIQPSVPYQREPQEQATSPFQPEGVQDETNNPVYDIPAYMRINRDRGRRR, from the coding sequence ATGATCGAATTTGAAAAGGAGGAGGCGAGGAACATCGCCGTAATAAAGGTCATAGGGGTCGGTGGCGGAGGGGGGAACGCCGTTAGAAGAATGATCGAGGCGAACCTCCGCGGAGTGGAGTTCTATGCCGTTAACACCGATGCACAGGCCCTCCAAAGCTGCCATGACGCCATAAAAGTCCAGATAGGCGAGGCCATCACCCATGGGCTTGGCGCCGGATCTAACCCGGAGATAGGCGAAAAGGCCGCTTTGGAGGACAAGGATAAACTCAATCAGATCGTCGAAGGCGCCGATATGGTGTTCATCACAGCCGGAATGGGTGGAGGAACGGGTACCGGCGCCGCACCGGTGATCGCTGAGCTGGCGAAGGCAACAGGAGCACTTACGGTCGCAGTCGTGACGAGGCCCTTTGATTTCGAGGGTAAAAAGCGCAAGATCCAGGCCGAAGAGGGAATCGTTAAGCTCAAAGGGGTGGCCGATACCGCCATAGTCATCCCGAACCAGAGGCTGCTCGAGGTCGTGGACAGAAATACCTCCATATCCGAGGCCTTCCGCGTGGCCGATGACGTGCTCAGGCAGGGAGTGCAGAGCATCTCAGATATAATAACCATACCGGGTGAGATAAACGTGGATTTCGCTGATGTCAAAACCATAATGTCCGAAACCGGCGGGGCGCTGATGGGTATCGGCGTAGCGTCCGGGGAAAATCGAGCTCAATTGGCGGCGGAAAAGGCTATATCCTGCCCTCTTCTGGAGGAGACCTCCATACAAGGTGCCACGGGATTGCTGGTCAACGTCACAGCGGCGCCGGATATGCGGCTGCACGAACTGGACGAAGCGCTTGAAGTCATCTACGAGGCAGCCGATGAGGACGCACATATCATCTTCGGATTGGTCTACGACGAATCGATGGGCGAAAACATGAAGGTTACCGTCATCGCCACGGGATTCGATCAGAGAAGACGACGTAAGATCAGAGCAGCTCGTGGAGCAGAGGGACTGGACATAGACGACCTGCTAACCAGAAGCTTCAGAAGGGATTTCAGAAGAAGACGACCGGAATATGAAAGCACGATCCAGCCTTCTGTGCCCTATCAGAGAGAACCGCAGGAACAAGCCACCTCACCATTCCAGCCGGAAGGCGTCCAGGATGAAACCAATAACCCCGTGTACGATATCCCTGCCTATATGAGGATAAACAGGGATAGGGGAAGGAGGAGATAG
- the ftsA gene encoding cell division protein FtsA: MARENVIAGLDIGTSKIAAVIADVGSGDESEIEVIGVGTAPSEGLRKGVVIDIEKTAASIRQAVEDAELMSGVEIGSAYVGIAGGHIMGTNVSGVVAVSGENHEITQSDVDRAINAAQALAIPVEREVIHVIPQEFVVDGQDGIKDPVGLNGVRLEARVHIVTGAVTSAQNLVKSVHMAGISVEDIVLEPLASSKAVMTPSERESGAALVDMGAGTTDIVVFRNGAIVHTKVLSLGGWHVTNDIAMGLRIPVPEAEKVKIQSGCALVGLVDDTETVSVNVSGGRRPRLIMRKVLAEIIQPRMMEILDLVAREVEKSRVIITEGVILTGGCALMEGLPELAEQMFDLPVRIGYPGPLRGLVDKVNSPIYATGVGLVLFGAEDRKKGKGQKGRFKSSRQFEEIWKRMKEWFADYF; this comes from the coding sequence ATGGCAAGGGAAAACGTCATCGCCGGGTTGGATATCGGCACGAGCAAGATAGCGGCGGTGATCGCCGATGTCGGATCGGGCGATGAGAGTGAAATCGAGGTTATAGGCGTTGGGACCGCGCCCTCGGAGGGGCTGCGTAAGGGCGTGGTAATCGATATAGAAAAGACAGCAGCCTCCATAAGACAGGCGGTCGAGGATGCCGAGCTGATGTCGGGAGTCGAAATCGGTTCAGCATACGTTGGGATAGCCGGAGGCCATATAATGGGCACCAACGTCAGCGGCGTGGTAGCTGTTTCGGGTGAAAATCACGAGATAACGCAGTCAGATGTGGACAGGGCGATAAACGCCGCTCAGGCCCTCGCCATACCGGTCGAACGGGAGGTGATTCACGTCATCCCACAGGAGTTCGTCGTCGATGGACAAGATGGGATCAAGGACCCCGTGGGTCTAAATGGGGTAAGGCTTGAAGCGCGCGTTCATATCGTGACAGGCGCCGTCACCTCCGCTCAGAACCTCGTCAAAAGCGTCCACATGGCGGGGATATCGGTCGAGGATATCGTCCTGGAGCCTCTGGCCTCGAGTAAAGCTGTGATGACCCCCTCTGAGAGGGAATCAGGGGCAGCGCTCGTCGATATGGGAGCCGGAACGACAGACATAGTGGTCTTCAGAAACGGCGCTATCGTTCATACCAAGGTGCTCTCCCTCGGGGGTTGGCATGTCACCAATGATATAGCGATGGGATTGAGGATACCAGTACCTGAGGCTGAGAAAGTGAAGATACAAAGCGGCTGTGCCCTTGTAGGATTGGTGGACGATACGGAGACCGTTTCCGTTAACGTCTCCGGCGGAAGAAGACCGAGGCTGATAATGAGAAAGGTGCTGGCCGAGATAATACAGCCGAGGATGATGGAGATCCTCGACCTTGTCGCCCGCGAGGTCGAAAAGAGCAGGGTGATCATCACCGAAGGGGTTATCCTAACCGGCGGGTGTGCCCTGATGGAGGGGCTGCCGGAGTTGGCCGAGCAGATGTTCGATCTTCCCGTCAGGATAGGTTATCCGGGACCGCTGAGAGGGCTTGTCGATAAGGTCAATAGCCCGATCTACGCCACGGGAGTGGGGCTGGTCCTCTTCGGAGCGGAGGATCGAAAGAAGGGAAAAGGCCAAAAAGGTAGATTTAAAAGCTCTCGGCAATTCGAGGAGATATGGAAACGCATGAAGGAGTGGTTCGCCGATTACTTCTGA
- a CDS encoding FtsQ-type POTRA domain-containing protein gives MRAYKSGSGDVLLVDRISVIGARVIPESKIVALSGIRVGTDMRRVSPDLISAKLLSHSKYLRKVRVNKGLSGQVIIRVWERRPEAVLRSRGRYYLVDDEGFVLEEDVSPDKYRGFKVIEGDVKIALATMRYIEMLYPVLFEKVKLISAEKPSRIVVRLKDGTRMLLRSGNIEEGLENAYLIDSMRRCQGESGGYIDARYDKLVYCGGT, from the coding sequence GTGAGGGCATATAAGAGCGGATCAGGCGATGTGCTTCTAGTCGATAGGATATCCGTCATAGGCGCCCGAGTTATCCCTGAATCGAAGATAGTAGCTCTTTCGGGAATTCGGGTGGGAACGGATATGAGGCGTGTATCTCCGGATTTAATCTCGGCAAAGCTGCTTTCTCATTCCAAATATCTCAGAAAGGTTAGAGTGAACAAGGGCCTATCGGGGCAGGTCATAATAAGGGTTTGGGAGAGACGGCCTGAGGCCGTCCTGCGATCCAGGGGTAGGTATTATCTGGTGGACGATGAGGGTTTCGTATTGGAGGAGGATGTATCCCCCGATAAATACAGGGGGTTTAAAGTGATAGAAGGTGATGTAAAGATCGCCCTGGCTACTATGAGATATATCGAGATGTTGTATCCGGTGCTGTTTGAGAAGGTTAAGCTTATCTCTGCCGAAAAGCCGTCCAGGATCGTGGTGCGTCTCAAGGATGGGACGCGTATGCTTTTAAGATCGGGTAACATCGAGGAGGGGCTTGAAAACGCATATCTCATCGATTCGATGAGAAGATGTCAGGGCGAAAGCGGGGGATACATCGATGCAAGGTATGATAAGTTAGTTTACTGCGGAGGGACGTGA
- the murB gene encoding UDP-N-acetylmuramate dehydrogenase: protein MDYGIGSLKRELEKIDRLELRYNEPMSSHTSFGVGGPADVFAIVNSPQALVELYNLTLDNDVKFFLIGNGTNLLFSDDGFRGVVVKLGDAFSWIDFEGEYVSCGAAFPLSRLARETAEKGLGGLEFAYGIPGTVGGGIKMNAGAHSRQISDVIEEAEVVTFNGELVKVGGEDLGFEYRGSRLDRFLCAVGARFKLHRSDRWELRRRIDAFWAERRMKQPLGALSAGCVFKNPPDISAGALIERCGLKGLRIGGAMVSMVHANFIINIGTATASDIIELIHRVKDEVREKSGVELQLEVEYVE, encoded by the coding sequence ATGGACTACGGGATAGGCTCATTGAAAAGGGAACTTGAAAAAATTGACCGTTTGGAGTTAAGATATAATGAGCCGATGTCAAGCCATACCTCCTTCGGGGTAGGTGGGCCTGCCGACGTGTTCGCCATAGTCAATTCGCCCCAAGCCCTGGTGGAGCTGTATAATCTAACGCTCGACAACGATGTCAAATTCTTTCTCATCGGTAACGGCACCAATCTTCTCTTCTCGGATGATGGGTTTAGAGGGGTGGTGGTAAAATTGGGAGATGCGTTCTCCTGGATCGATTTCGAAGGTGAATACGTTTCATGTGGCGCTGCCTTTCCGCTGAGCAGACTTGCCAGGGAAACGGCCGAGAAAGGGCTCGGTGGTCTGGAGTTCGCCTACGGCATACCGGGAACGGTCGGCGGGGGGATCAAGATGAACGCTGGAGCACATTCCCGGCAGATCTCCGATGTGATCGAAGAGGCCGAGGTGGTGACGTTCAACGGCGAACTTGTTAAGGTAGGGGGAGAGGATCTCGGCTTCGAATACAGAGGAAGCCGACTCGATCGGTTTCTCTGCGCTGTGGGGGCTAGATTCAAACTACATCGATCTGATAGATGGGAGCTCAGACGGAGAATTGATGCCTTCTGGGCTGAAAGGCGAATGAAACAGCCCTTGGGCGCTTTGAGCGCGGGATGCGTGTTTAAAAATCCGCCGGATATCTCCGCCGGCGCTTTGATCGAAAGATGTGGCCTTAAAGGCCTTAGGATCGGCGGCGCTATGGTATCGATGGTACACGCAAATTTTATAATCAACATCGGAACAGCCACCGCCTCCGATATAATTGAGCTTATCCATAGGGTGAAAGATGAGGTCAGGGAGAAATCGGGGGTTGAACTCCAGCTCGAAGTTGAATATGTCGAATAG
- a CDS encoding UDP-N-acetylmuramate--L-alanine ligase has protein sequence MFGKTRHIHLVGIGGSGMSGIAEILVSQGFTVTGSDIRESDTVERLRRLGCKINIGHSGENIHGADVVVVSSAIPEDNPEVQEARKIKTPVIPRAEMLAELMRMKFSIAIGGTHGKTTTTAMIASVLEMGGLDPTVIDGGKLVSLGTGARLGNSHFMVVEADEAYGSIKRVSPTIAVVTSIDADHLDYYRDIEDIKKTFLDFINRVPFYGVAILCLDQENIQNLIPHIKRRFITYGVETLADVTAHEIRYKGPTARYEVKFRGEPLGEIYLPMPGIHNVQNSLAAVAVGLELEIDFESIKKGLEGFKGVHRRFEIIGEFKGVLIVDDYAHNPAKLKATFSAARLSFPGRRVVAIFQPHRYQRVKHLAEEFANSFFQTDLLIVTAIYGAGEKPIEGVTGDSLASSIRDHGHRNVVYIPNLEDVIEYLVKLVRPGDLVITAGAGDIWKVAYGLRDRLIEKGT, from the coding sequence TTGTTCGGCAAAACGAGACATATACATCTGGTGGGCATCGGTGGTTCGGGGATGAGCGGGATAGCCGAGATACTGGTCAGCCAGGGATTCACTGTGACCGGATCGGATATAAGGGAGTCCGACACGGTAGAGCGGCTCAGAAGATTGGGCTGTAAGATAAACATAGGACATAGCGGAGAGAACATCCACGGAGCGGATGTTGTGGTGGTCTCATCGGCCATACCGGAGGACAATCCTGAGGTACAGGAGGCCAGAAAGATCAAAACACCTGTGATACCGAGGGCTGAGATGCTGGCGGAACTGATGAGGATGAAGTTCAGCATAGCTATTGGAGGCACCCATGGCAAGACCACCACCACGGCGATGATCGCATCTGTCCTGGAGATGGGCGGGTTAGATCCCACGGTGATAGACGGCGGGAAACTCGTAAGTTTGGGCACAGGAGCCAGGCTCGGTAATAGCCATTTCATGGTGGTGGAGGCGGATGAGGCTTATGGATCGATAAAGAGGGTATCGCCCACAATTGCTGTTGTCACCTCAATCGATGCCGATCATCTTGACTATTACAGGGACATAGAGGACATCAAGAAAACCTTCTTGGATTTTATCAATCGCGTTCCCTTCTACGGTGTCGCCATCTTATGTTTGGATCAGGAGAACATACAGAATCTCATTCCTCACATCAAGAGGAGATTCATCACCTATGGGGTTGAGACCCTAGCTGACGTAACGGCACATGAGATCAGATATAAGGGGCCAACCGCACGGTATGAGGTCAAGTTCCGGGGGGAACCTCTAGGGGAGATATATCTGCCTATGCCCGGCATACATAACGTTCAAAATTCGCTTGCGGCCGTGGCGGTAGGTCTCGAGCTGGAGATCGACTTCGAATCGATCAAGAAGGGCCTTGAGGGGTTTAAGGGGGTACACCGCAGGTTCGAGATAATCGGCGAGTTCAAGGGTGTTTTGATCGTGGACGATTACGCTCATAACCCGGCCAAACTCAAGGCCACCTTCAGCGCCGCTAGGCTTTCCTTCCCTGGAAGGAGAGTGGTGGCGATCTTTCAACCTCACCGATATCAAAGGGTTAAACATCTGGCCGAGGAGTTCGCCAACTCCTTCTTCCAAACCGACCTGTTGATCGTGACGGCGATCTATGGCGCGGGGGAAAAACCGATAGAAGGCGTGACGGGTGACAGTCTGGCATCATCCATACGTGATCACGGGCATAGAAACGTGGTATATATCCCTAACCTGGAGGATGTGATCGAATATCTGGTCAAGCTCGTTCGGCCCGGCGACCTTGTCATAACGGCCGGGGCAGGGGATATCTGGAAGGTGGCTTATGGACTACGGGATAGGCTCATTGAAAAGGGAACTTGA
- the murG gene encoding undecaprenyldiphospho-muramoylpentapeptide beta-N-acetylglucosaminyltransferase yields MRLLVAAGGTGGHIFPAIAVVEELKRRDPSSKVLFVGSGNRMESKIIPAMGFDFKVIHTAALPRRISPYLLTAGRELTFGMIQAMGIVRSFEPESIFITGGYVCAPVAFAGIVTGVPLFVQEQNAVPGLTNKAVGRWARRVFLGFEEAAGWFDRRKVEITGNPIRFRDPPPRHVAAGRIGLDPDMKTLFVMGGSQGASVINDAMVETLPFLRDIADKLQIVHQTGKLDYDMVIEAYRRSGIRHLVRPFFDEIHLIYSATDLMLCRAGGMTIAEITAFGLPAILVPFARATNDHQRLNALSLERKGAATVIPEKEISPESLAVKIKEIILDESKLSAMSRASRALGNPNAAGMILDSILKDLRR; encoded by the coding sequence GTGAGGCTTCTGGTGGCCGCTGGTGGGACAGGAGGTCATATTTTTCCGGCCATCGCCGTGGTCGAAGAGCTGAAAAGGAGAGATCCCAGTTCAAAGGTGCTCTTCGTGGGGAGCGGAAATAGAATGGAATCCAAGATCATACCGGCTATGGGATTCGATTTCAAAGTTATACACACGGCTGCTTTGCCGAGGAGGATATCACCCTATCTTCTCACAGCCGGAAGGGAACTGACATTCGGGATGATCCAGGCCATGGGGATTGTGAGATCGTTTGAACCGGAATCGATATTTATCACGGGAGGATACGTCTGCGCGCCGGTGGCCTTTGCGGGGATCGTAACGGGCGTTCCCCTTTTCGTTCAAGAGCAGAACGCAGTGCCAGGGCTGACGAACAAGGCTGTGGGCCGATGGGCGAGAAGGGTATTCCTCGGATTTGAGGAGGCCGCCGGATGGTTCGACCGCCGTAAGGTTGAAATCACCGGCAACCCGATCCGCTTCCGAGATCCACCTCCGCGGCATGTCGCCGCCGGTCGGATCGGCCTCGATCCGGATATGAAAACCCTCTTCGTGATGGGAGGAAGCCAAGGCGCATCAGTGATAAACGATGCCATGGTCGAAACCCTCCCTTTCCTAAGAGATATAGCCGATAAGCTTCAGATCGTCCATCAGACGGGAAAGCTGGATTACGATATGGTGATCGAAGCTTACAGGCGATCCGGGATCAGACACCTCGTGAGGCCGTTCTTCGATGAGATACACCTGATCTACTCGGCGACCGATCTGATGCTCTGCAGGGCGGGCGGAATGACGATAGCCGAGATCACAGCGTTCGGCCTGCCAGCTATCCTGGTGCCGTTCGCAAGGGCGACCAATGACCATCAAAGGCTTAACGCCCTGTCGCTTGAACGTAAAGGGGCTGCAACCGTAATCCCGGAAAAGGAGATATCGCCTGAAAGTCTTGCCGTGAAGATAAAGGAGATCATCCTAGACGAGTCGAAGTTATCCGCCATGTCTCGGGCAAGCAGAGCTCTTGGCAACCCCAACGCCGCCGGGATGATCCTCGATTCGATACTGAAGGACCTTCGGAGGTGA
- a CDS encoding cell division protein FtsW translates to MRSVLADKLKRKGYSGPSYGYKKPPANSRYRRLMDTGTSLSEYRKSIIFSTVSVAERTKRMPDLVLSSVVAVLIVTGLVMVYSSSSFSAFMLYGDDMLFMKRQLLAAVVGLVGLIITYVIPYRFYQGKYWYLLGTAFAMLVAVFTPLGIPARSATGRVFHRSLNLGFMTFQPVEFVKLALVIYMADFLSRKTPEIRRLSRGVLPSLLILLVFFALIYLQPDLSSAAFLGLVVFTMLFIGGARVSQIALFGLISGALVYFAIKNDPYKLSRLKDYTDQLFNLTGNYHIMRSFEAIGRGGITGVGFGEGIYKMFFLPMAHTDFIFSIIGEELGALGMISLIILYMILIWRGISIASKAPDLFGGMLAIGITCIFAYQILMNMGVALGLLPITGVTLPFISKGGSSLMINMIMIGILLNISKEGEV, encoded by the coding sequence ATGCGATCCGTTCTGGCTGATAAGCTCAAAAGGAAAGGGTACTCCGGTCCGTCCTATGGGTATAAAAAGCCGCCTGCGAATTCCAGATACAGGAGGCTGATGGATACTGGGACCAGCCTGTCGGAATACAGGAAGTCCATTATATTCTCCACGGTGAGCGTCGCCGAGAGAACGAAGAGAATGCCTGATCTGGTTCTATCGAGCGTTGTGGCTGTGCTGATCGTTACGGGCCTCGTCATGGTTTATAGCTCTAGCTCCTTCTCCGCATTCATGTTATACGGGGATGATATGCTCTTTATGAAGAGACAGCTACTTGCGGCGGTGGTGGGATTGGTCGGGTTGATCATCACCTATGTGATACCCTACAGGTTTTACCAAGGGAAATATTGGTATCTCCTCGGCACCGCCTTTGCGATGTTGGTGGCTGTTTTCACGCCCTTAGGTATTCCGGCTAGGTCCGCCACCGGCAGGGTATTCCATAGATCGCTTAATCTGGGATTCATGACCTTTCAACCTGTGGAGTTCGTCAAGCTTGCCCTGGTGATATACATGGCTGATTTTTTGAGCCGGAAAACACCTGAGATAAGAAGGCTTAGCAGGGGTGTCCTTCCAAGCCTGTTGATCCTCCTGGTCTTCTTCGCCTTGATCTACCTTCAGCCCGATTTAAGTTCAGCCGCTTTCCTGGGACTGGTGGTCTTCACGATGTTATTCATCGGCGGAGCAAGGGTATCACAGATCGCTCTCTTCGGGCTGATCTCCGGCGCCTTGGTCTACTTCGCCATAAAGAACGATCCTTATAAGCTGAGCAGACTCAAGGATTATACCGATCAGCTCTTTAACCTGACGGGCAACTATCATATAATGAGATCGTTTGAAGCTATAGGACGAGGGGGAATAACCGGCGTCGGGTTCGGCGAGGGAATCTACAAGATGTTCTTCCTGCCGATGGCGCATACGGACTTTATATTTTCGATCATCGGCGAAGAGCTGGGCGCTTTGGGAATGATAAGCCTGATAATCCTCTATATGATCCTGATATGGCGTGGGATATCGATCGCATCGAAGGCTCCTGATCTCTTCGGCGGCATGTTAGCCATAGGTATAACATGTATCTTCGCTTATCAGATCCTGATGAACATGGGAGTCGCTCTGGGACTGCTCCCCATAACCGGGGTGACGCTGCCCTTCATAAGCAAGGGAGGGTCCTCTCTGATGATCAACATGATCATGATCGGGATCCTCCTGAATATCTCCAAGGAGGGGGAAGTGTGA